The Enterobacter asburiae sequence GTTGTCTTTATCAAACGGCAGCGTGCCGGAGACATACACCACGCCGTCGGCGAGGGTGCCGGGAACAAACGGGGCAATCGGGGTGCTGGTCCCCGGCGGAATAATCACGGATTTTGGCATCAGGTGTCTCCTCAGGCGATACGGGCGAGCGGGGGATTCAGGGCGTCGCAGAAATCTGCAACGTTACTGACCCAGCCAAAAAAGGTTTCGATATTGAACAGGGCCGCTTTCTGGGCGAATTCCGGCCCGGCCTGATGGGTCGCGTCTTCCAGCACCACGCCAAAATATTCGAGGAAAAAGCCGTCGCGCAGGGTCGACTCCACGCAGACGTTTGTGGCGATCCCGGTGAAGACCAGATGGCGAATGCCCCGGCTGCGCAGCAGGCTGTCGAGCGGGGTGTTAAAAAAGCCGCTATAGCGCGGTTTCGGCAGGACGATATCACCCGCCTGCGGTACCAGTTCGTCCACCAGTTGATAGTCCCAGCCGCCTTTTGCCAACAGCTTGCCCTGCAGTTCGGGCCGCCTGCGCATGGTTTTCAGGGCGTTCGACTTGTGGAAGTTGGGCGAGCCGGGGCCGCCGGCCTCGACGTACTGGTCATCCCAGCCGTTCTGAAACCAGATGATGAGCATCCCCGCTTCGCGCGCGGCGGCGACGGCGGTTTTGATGTTCTCGATCACAGGCCTTGTGGCGGAGACGTCGAACCCCGCCAGGTCCAGATAGCCGCCTTTACTGGCGTAGGCGTTTTGCATATCCACCACGATCAGCGCGCTCTGCTCAGGCGCAAAGGTGATGGCTTCCGGGCGTGCGTTAAGGGTCGTCATTACGCCACCTCCTTCGTGACGGCAGGGATGTGGGCGCGGCACTGCATCAGCGGCTGGACGCGCTCGCCGAAGGTCTCCACGCCGGTGAGGAAATCATCAAAGGTAAGCAGGACGCCCTCGGCACCGGGCACGGCCGCCACTTCGTCAAGCATTCTGGCGACGCTGGCATACGAGCCGACCAGGGTGCCCATGTTGATATTGACGGCAGAGGTCGGGTCGGCCATCTGGCGCACGTTGGTATCCGCGCCGGAGCGGGTATCCTTCTGGCTCTGCTCGGTAAGCCAGCTCAGGGCCTCCTCGTCGGCACCATCCTTATAGCGCTGCCATTTGGCGCGTGCGGCCTCGTCGGTTTCGTCGGCAATGATCATAAACAGCACGTAGGAGCCCACGTCGCGCCCGGTCCTGTCGGCGGCCTCTTTCATCCGCGCGGCGGTCGGGGCGAAGGCGGCAGGGGTGTTGACTCCTTTACCGAAGCAGAAATTGAAGTCGGCGTATTTGGCGGAGAATTCCATCCCCGCGTCGCTCTGCCCGGCGCAAATTACCTTCATCGGCACCGACGGCTGCGGGCTGACGCGGCAGTCGTTCATGGTGAAGAAGTCCCCCTTGAAATCGCTTTTGCCGGTGCCCCACAGATCGCGCAGCACCTGCACGTATTCGGTCAGGTAGTCGTAGCGACGGGAGAAGTAATCGTCACCCGGCCAGAGCCCCATCTGCTCGTACTCCGGCTTTTGCCAGCCGGTGACCAGATTAACGCCAAAGCGCCCGCCGGAGATGGAGTCGATGGTGGACGCCATGCGCGCCACGATCGCCGGGGGGAGAGTGAGGGTGGCGGCGGTGGCGTAGATCTGGATCCGCGAGGTGACCGCGGCCAGCCCGGCCATCAGGGTAAAGGACTCCAGGTTGTGATCCCAGAATTCGGTTTTACCGCCAAAGCCGCGCAGCTTGATCATCGAAAGCGCAAAGTCGAAATGGTAGTGCTCCGCTTTCTGCACGATGGCTTTATTCAGCTCGAAGGTCGGCATGTATTGCGGTGCAGTGGTCGAGATAAGCCAGCCGTTGTTGCCGATGGGTACAAATACGCCAATTTTCATCACGAACCTCTCTTCATTACGTCGCAGGTGTAACGGTGGTTTTGCAAAGGCGGTGCCAGTTTTGAAAATGGCTGTGTTATTAATGTGTTAATCAGAGGTTGGGGAATTGATGTCGGCAAATGTGGACTAACTGGTCAAAAACGTTGCACAGAAAACAGGCATTCATGCGCGATGGGAGTGCAGAATGTCGTGGCGAGACGGGGGTTTTGCTATGCTGAGGGCAACGCAGAATAAGGAGAGCGGGAATGGCACAAGGCGCAGTGAAAACACCAGGTAAACGTTCGCAGGCGGTGAGCGCCAAGAAGCAGGCGATCCTCAGCGCGGCGCTGGAGACCTTTTCGCAGTTTGGCATTCACGGCACGCGCCTGGAGCAGGTGGCGGAGCAGTCCGGGGTATCCAAAACCAATCTGCTCTACTATTACCCGTCGAAAGAGGCGCTGTACGTGGCGGTGATGCAGCAGATCCTCGATATCTGGCTGGCACCGCTGAAGGCCTTCCGCGAAGAGCTGGCCCCGCTGGTGGCGATCGAAGAGTATATTCGCCTGAAGCTGGAGGTGTCGCGCGATTACCCGCAGGCATCAAGGCTGTTCTGTCTTGAGATGCTACAGGGCGCGCCGCTGCTGCAGGCGGAACTCACCGGAGATTTAAAGCAGCTGGTGGACGATAAGTCGGCAATTATTGCCGGATGGGTCGCCAGCGGTAAGCTGGCCCCGGTTGACCCGCAGCACCTGATCTTTATGATTTGGGCCGCCACCCAGCATTACGCTGACTTTGCGGCCCAGGTTGAGGCGGTGACCGGCAAAACGCTCCAGGACGAGGCGTTTTTCCAGAGTACGCTGGAAAACGTGCAGCGGATGATTATTGAAGGGATCCGCGCGCGCTAGTTCCCCCCCTCACCCTAACCCTCTCCCCAAAGGGGAGAGGGGACTGTTCTGTGCTGTCTTTTAGCCCTCGCCCCTATGGAGAGAGGGGACTGCTCTGTGCTGTCTTTTCTCCCTCGCCCCTATGGGGAGAGGGCCGGGGTGAGGGGGCAGCTTAGGTCGCCCTCTTCACACTGCATCAGCGAGGCCAGAAACGCTTCACGCTCCACGGTTTTTTCCGCCAGGCACTGGTTAACAATCATTGGCTGGACGCTCCCGCCTTCCGTCCCCGAACCGATAAACGCGCAGTCCGCGTCGCGCAGGGCAATCCAGGCCTGCTGCGCCTTTTTCAGCAGGTCGCGCTGGGGAGCCGCTGCACGTTTAATGGCGGCCTGATAGGTCTGGTTGAGCTTTTTATCGGCAGCCTGGTACTGCTGCGCGCTACAGGTATTCATTTCAAGCTGGGTGGTTGCTTTGTCGCACTCGTTGGCCAGCGCGCTGGCGCTCAGCAGCAGTGCGGCACCAGCGATAAGATATCGTTTCATATACTCCCCAATAAAATAAGGCTCCGTCTCCGGAGCCTTATTAGCACAGCGTTAGCCGATTGTCATCAGGCTGGCGTTACCCCCCGCCGCCGCGGTGTTGACGCTGAGCGAGCGCTCCACGTACAGGCGCTCCAGCAGCAGGTTAGTTTCCCCGCGGGCGAAGCCCTGCACCGAAACAATCGCCCCGCTGCGGGCTGCCACCTGCTCGCAGAGCTCGCGCAGCTGGTCGGAATCGCCGTGGTAAATTACGGCGTCAAACGGCTGGGTCAGCAGGGCATCGGCCTTCGCGAAGCGAATGCGGGCAGAGACCGCTTTCGGCAGCTGTTTGGCGAGATCGCGATGCAGCGCATCTTCCGGCCACAGCACCTCACAGCCGGTTGCCATCGCCGCGGCCAGCTGCACCAGCGCGTCCTGCTCGTTATCGGCCACGCACAGCACGCGCTCGCGCGGCATCAGCGTCCAGGTGTTGCGCTCGCCGGTTGGCCCCGGCAGCAGGCGCTGGGTGCCCGCCTGCGCCAGCTCCCCGTACTGCCGGGCAACCGCACGCAGCTCAGGACGTTTTTCCGCCCAGGCGATCATCGCCTCCAGCGGCTGCGTCAGCACGGTTTTCACCTGTGTATCCACCGGATAACTTGCGTCCTGGCGCGCCAGGGTGACGCCCAGGGCGTTTTCCGGACGGTTCGCCAGCAGACGGTACAGGTAGAGCGGACCGCCCGCTTTTGGACCGGTGCCGGAGAGGCCTTCGCCGCCGAACGGCTGCACGCCCACGACCGCGCCAACCATGTTGCGGTTAACGTACAGGTTGCCGACTTTGGCATTGCCGGTGACCTGCGCAATGGTTTCGTCGATACGGGTATGCACGCCGAGCGTCAGACCATAGCCGGAGGCGTTGATCTGATCGATAAGCTCCTTGAGGTTGTTACGGCTGTAGCGCACCACGTGCAGCACCGGGCCGAAGACCTCTTTTTTCAGCTCGTCGAAGCTTGCCAGCTCAATCAGCGTTGGTGGCACAAAGGTGCCGGTCCGCCACTCGCGGGCATCTTCGCTGTTCTCGCGCACCGCCTGGAACACCGGACGGCCTTTCGCGCGCATGGCCTGAATGTGGTTTTCAATGTTGGCTTTGGCTTCCGCGTCGATCACCGGCCCAATGTCGGTGGTGAGACGGCCCGGGTTGCCCATGCGGCATTCGGCCATCGCGCCGCGCAGCATCTTCAGCGTGTGGTCCGCCACGTCGTCCTGCAGGCACAGCACGCGCAGGGCGGAGCAGCGCTGACCAGCGCTGTCGAAGGCGGAGGCCAGCACGTCGACCACTACCTGCTCGGTGAGGGCAGAGGAGTCAACGATCATGGCGTTCATGCCGCCGGTTTCCGCGATGAGCGGGGTAGGACGGCCCTGCGCATCCAGACGGGTGGCAATATTGCGCTGCAGCAGAGACGCCACTTCGGTCGAACCGGTAAACATCACGCCACGCACGCGGTTATCGGAGGTCAGCTTAGCGCCGACGGTTTCACCGCGGCCCGGCAGCAACTGGACCACGCCCGCCGGCACGCCGGCTTCCAGAAGAATGTTGATGCCCTGCGCGGCAATCAGCGGGGTTTGCTCTGCCGGTTTTGCCAGCACGCTGTTGCCTGCGGCAAGAGCGGCGGCAATCTGGCCGGTGAAGATCGCCAGCGGGAAGTTCCACGGGCTGATACAAACGACCGGACCCAGCGGACGGTGGGTTTCGTTATCGAAATCATCGCGCACCTGACCGGCGTAGTAGTGCAGGAAGTCAACGGCCTCGCGTACTTCGGCGATGGCGTTGCTGAAGGTTTTACCCGCTTCGCGCACCAGAATGCCGATGAGCGACTGCATCTGATCTTCCATCAGCACCGCGGCGCGTTCCAGAATCGCGGCACGCTCCTGCGGCGGGGTGGCGAACCAGATTGGTGCGTTGTTCACCGCGCTTTCCAGCGCCTGGTCAACCTCCGCTTCGGTCGCTTCACGCACGTAGCCGACGATGTCTTTTGGCTCTGCCGGGTTGATCACCGGCTGCATTTCGCCGTCTGCAACGGGCTGCTCCAGCATCGGTTTGGCGTGCCACTTCTGCAGCGCGCTGTTGAGGAGGGCAGAGGAGAGGGACGCCAGACGGTGTTCGTTGGCGAGATCCAGACCCGCCGAGTTAACGCGACCGGCGCCATACAGCTCGCGCGGCAGGGCAATCTTCGGATGCGGCAGGCCAATCTGGCCTTCCTGCGCCGCCATCTTCTCAACGGCCTGCACTGGATCGGCCACCAGTTCGTCCAGCGGCAGGGTGGTGTCGGCGATGCGGTTAACGAAGGAGGTGTTCGCGCCGTTTTCCAGCAGACGACGCACCAGGTACGCCAGCAGGGTTTCGTGGGTTCCCACCGGAGCATAGATGCGGCACGGGCGGTTCAGCTTGCCGTCCGCCACTTTCCCGGTCACCTGCTCGTACAGCGGTTCACCCATGCCGTGCAGGCACTGGAACTCGTACTGTCCAGGATAGTAGTTTTGACCCGCGAGGCTGTAAATGGCGGCCAGGGTGTGGGCGTTGTGGGTGGCGAACTGCGGATAGATCAGGTTCGGCACGCCGAGCAGCTTTTTCGCACAGGCGAGGTAAGATACGTCGGTGTAAACCTTGCGGGTATAAACCGGATAGCCTTCCAGCCCTTCCATCTGGGCGCGTTTGATTTCGCTGTCCCAGTAGGCGCCCTTCACCAGACGGATCATCAGGCGACGGCGGCTGCGGCTGGCCAGGTCAATCAGGTAATCAATGACGAACGGGCAGCGCTTCTGGTAGGCCTGAATAACGAAACCAATGCCGTTCCAGCCTGCCAGCTCCGGCTCGAAGCACAGTTTTTCCAGCAGATCGAGAGAGATCTCCAGACGGTCGGCCTCTTCGGCGTCGATGTTAATGCCGATGTCATACTGGCGAGCCAGTAGTGTTAAAGACTTCAGGCGGGGGTAGAGCTCTTCCATCACCCGGTCGTACTGCGCGCGGCTGTAGCGCGGGTGCAGGGCGGAGAGCTTAATGGAGATGCCAGGACCTTCATAAATACCGCGACCGTTGGACGCTTTACCGATAGCGTGGATCGCCTGCTGGTAAGAGACCATATAGGCCTGCGCGTCGGCGGCGGTCAGGGCCGCTTCGCCCAGCATGTCGTAGGAGTAGCGGAAACCTTTATCTTCCAGCTTGCGGGCGTTCGCCAGCGCTTCGGCAATGGTTTCCCCGGTGACGAACTGCTCGCCCATCAGGCGCATTGCCATGTCCACGCCTTTGCGGATCAGCGGCTCGCCGCTCTTACCGATGATGCGGTTCAGGGAGCGGGAGAGGTTGGCTTCGTTATGGGTGGAGACCAGCTTGCCGGTAAACAGCAGGCCCCAGGTCGCCGCGTTGACGAACAGCGACGGGCTGCGGCCAATGTGGGAGTGCCAGTTGCCGTTGCTGATCTTGTCGCGGATCAGCGCGTCGCGGGTGGCTTTATCCGGAATACGCAGCAGCGCTTCCGCCAGACACATCAGCGCCACGCCTTCCTGTGAAGAGAGGGAAAACTCCTGCAGCAGACCCTGAACCATCCCGGCGCGGCCGGTGGCGGTTTTCTGGTTGCGCAGCTTGTCAGCTAACTGATACGCCAGGCTATGCGCCTGTGCGGCAATGGCTTCCGGCAGGCGAGCCTGCTCCAGCAGCATCG is a genomic window containing:
- the rutB gene encoding pyrimidine utilization protein B; protein product: MTTLNARPEAITFAPEQSALIVVDMQNAYASKGGYLDLAGFDVSATRPVIENIKTAVAAAREAGMLIIWFQNGWDDQYVEAGGPGSPNFHKSNALKTMRRRPELQGKLLAKGGWDYQLVDELVPQAGDIVLPKPRYSGFFNTPLDSLLRSRGIRHLVFTGIATNVCVESTLRDGFFLEYFGVVLEDATHQAGPEFAQKAALFNIETFFGWVSNVADFCDALNPPLARIA
- the rutA gene encoding pyrimidine utilization protein A — protein: MKIGVFVPIGNNGWLISTTAPQYMPTFELNKAIVQKAEHYHFDFALSMIKLRGFGGKTEFWDHNLESFTLMAGLAAVTSRIQIYATAATLTLPPAIVARMASTIDSISGGRFGVNLVTGWQKPEYEQMGLWPGDDYFSRRYDYLTEYVQVLRDLWGTGKSDFKGDFFTMNDCRVSPQPSVPMKVICAGQSDAGMEFSAKYADFNFCFGKGVNTPAAFAPTAARMKEAADRTGRDVGSYVLFMIIADETDEAARAKWQRYKDGADEEALSWLTEQSQKDTRSGADTNVRQMADPTSAVNINMGTLVGSYASVARMLDEVAAVPGAEGVLLTFDDFLTGVETFGERVQPLMQCRAHIPAVTKEVA
- the rutR gene encoding HTH-type transcriptional regulator RutR, producing MAQGAVKTPGKRSQAVSAKKQAILSAALETFSQFGIHGTRLEQVAEQSGVSKTNLLYYYPSKEALYVAVMQQILDIWLAPLKAFREELAPLVAIEEYIRLKLEVSRDYPQASRLFCLEMLQGAPLLQAELTGDLKQLVDDKSAIIAGWVASGKLAPVDPQHLIFMIWAATQHYADFAAQVEAVTGKTLQDEAFFQSTLENVQRMIIEGIRAR
- a CDS encoding lysozyme inhibitor LprI family protein, whose product is MKRYLIAGAALLLSASALANECDKATTQLEMNTCSAQQYQAADKKLNQTYQAAIKRAAAPQRDLLKKAQQAWIALRDADCAFIGSGTEGGSVQPMIVNQCLAEKTVEREAFLASLMQCEEGDLSCPLTPALSP
- the putA gene encoding trifunctional transcriptional regulator/proline dehydrogenase/L-glutamate gamma-semialdehyde dehydrogenase; this translates as MGMTTMGVKLDDATRERIKTAATRIDRTPHWLIKQAIFNYLERLESEEGLPELPALLAGAANESDDAATGVEENHQPFLEFAEQILPQSVSRAAITGAYRRAETDAVPMLLEQARLPEAIAAQAHSLAYQLADKLRNQKTATGRAGMVQGLLQEFSLSSQEGVALMCLAEALLRIPDKATRDALIRDKISNGNWHSHIGRSPSLFVNAATWGLLFTGKLVSTHNEANLSRSLNRIIGKSGEPLIRKGVDMAMRLMGEQFVTGETIAEALANARKLEDKGFRYSYDMLGEAALTAADAQAYMVSYQQAIHAIGKASNGRGIYEGPGISIKLSALHPRYSRAQYDRVMEELYPRLKSLTLLARQYDIGINIDAEEADRLEISLDLLEKLCFEPELAGWNGIGFVIQAYQKRCPFVIDYLIDLASRSRRRLMIRLVKGAYWDSEIKRAQMEGLEGYPVYTRKVYTDVSYLACAKKLLGVPNLIYPQFATHNAHTLAAIYSLAGQNYYPGQYEFQCLHGMGEPLYEQVTGKVADGKLNRPCRIYAPVGTHETLLAYLVRRLLENGANTSFVNRIADTTLPLDELVADPVQAVEKMAAQEGQIGLPHPKIALPRELYGAGRVNSAGLDLANEHRLASLSSALLNSALQKWHAKPMLEQPVADGEMQPVINPAEPKDIVGYVREATEAEVDQALESAVNNAPIWFATPPQERAAILERAAVLMEDQMQSLIGILVREAGKTFSNAIAEVREAVDFLHYYAGQVRDDFDNETHRPLGPVVCISPWNFPLAIFTGQIAAALAAGNSVLAKPAEQTPLIAAQGINILLEAGVPAGVVQLLPGRGETVGAKLTSDNRVRGVMFTGSTEVASLLQRNIATRLDAQGRPTPLIAETGGMNAMIVDSSALTEQVVVDVLASAFDSAGQRCSALRVLCLQDDVADHTLKMLRGAMAECRMGNPGRLTTDIGPVIDAEAKANIENHIQAMRAKGRPVFQAVRENSEDAREWRTGTFVPPTLIELASFDELKKEVFGPVLHVVRYSRNNLKELIDQINASGYGLTLGVHTRIDETIAQVTGNAKVGNLYVNRNMVGAVVGVQPFGGEGLSGTGPKAGGPLYLYRLLANRPENALGVTLARQDASYPVDTQVKTVLTQPLEAMIAWAEKRPELRAVARQYGELAQAGTQRLLPGPTGERNTWTLMPRERVLCVADNEQDALVQLAAAMATGCEVLWPEDALHRDLAKQLPKAVSARIRFAKADALLTQPFDAVIYHGDSDQLRELCEQVAARSGAIVSVQGFARGETNLLLERLYVERSLSVNTAAAGGNASLMTIG